From the Companilactobacillus ginsenosidimutans genome, the window TGTCTTACCAACTGGAACGTGAATACGGATAACTGGTGTTAAGCCAGCATCTTTAGCGGCTTGAATCTTTTGAGCTTTTTCATCTTCACTCATTCCAGCAAATTCATATTCATAATGAGGCATCTCACCATTTGCTTCTTGTTTTTCACGCATAGCAGTGAGTTCTTCTTCTGTTGTATATGATTCGTAAGCGTCACCTTTATCAAGAAGTTCTTGAATATACTTTTGATAAATATCTTTACGTTCTGATTGACGATATGGACCATAATCTCCACCAACATCGGGACCTTCATCCCAGTCAACTCCGAGCCACTTAAGGTTTTCAAGTTGGCTTTGTTCGCCACCTTCAACATTTCTCTTAGTGTCTGTATCTTCGATACGGATTACGAATGTTCCTTTATGACTACGTGCAAATAGGTAATTGAAAATTGCAGTTCTTGCATTACCTATATGTAAATGTCCTGTTGGACTTGGTGCGTATCTAACTCGAATATCATTATTTGCCTTGTTTGCCACTTTTACGTTCTCCCCTTTTACGTGTTGTATTACCTGATTTGTTATCCGTTGGCTTCTTCGGATTCTTTTCTTGGATACCATTAAACGAATGAGCAGGTTTAGCAAATATCATTTTACCAGCATCTGTTTGTAATGCACTAGTAACGACGACATCTAGTGATTTATTAATGAAATATTTACCTTCTTCAACAACCACCATTGTTCCGTCTTCAAGATATGCTACACCTTGTTCACGCTCGGTACCTTCTTTTATAACTTTAACAGTCATAGTCTCTCCTGGCAAAACCATAGGTTTCAAGACTTTGGCAAGTTCGTTAATATTCAAAACTTTAACATTCTGAAATTCACTAACCTTGTTTAAATTATAATCGTTTGTCAAAACTGCACCACCAATTTCTTTGGCTAATTTCAGCAGCTTATTATCAACTTCCGGAATATTGTCATAATCCCTAGTTGTCGTTTCATATTTAATGGTTTGATCCATTCTCATTTCATTTAAAATGTCTAATCCACGACGACCACGTTCACGCTTTTGATTGTCGGACGAATCTGAAATCAATTGTAATTCATGAACAACAAAATCAGGAATCATAATTTTACCTTCCAAAAATCCTGTCTGTGCCAATTGGTGAACACGTCCATCAATAATAACTGATGTATCCAAAATTTTGTAAGGGTAAAAATCTTTCTCAGTTGAACGTTCAATTATCTGACCGTCCTTATCAGCTTTTTCATTTGACTTGTTCTTTCTGGTCAAAGAAAAACTGCGCCAATCATTTCTTCTAGTCGTACCAATTCGAAATCCGATGAATCCGAAAATGATCATAAGGATCAAAGGAATAATAGTGTTGAATATTAATGATGACATCATATAAAACGGAATCGAAATGATATTTGCTAGAATCAATCCTCCAATAAGGAAAATAGCTCCAAAAATAATGTACTGTGGTGAACGCGAACCAAGACTTTTCTCGATTCGAGCATTTAAATTGTTAATTGGTTGGACGAAAGGAAATGAAAAGAAATAAAAAATAAGGCCACCAGTAAGTCCGTCGACATACCCATTATTAACAATACGTTGATCACCCATTCCGGTTGCGCGCCAGAGATAAGGTAAAACAGTCACTCCGACCGCAATACCAATCAATGCAAAAATTGCATTAACTAAAAATTTGCGCATATAGCACCTCCTAATTAAAAACTTTATTCATAGCTTCAGAAACGGTGGTAACACCAATAATTTGAATATTTTGGTCTTTTACCCAATCTCCAAGGTTATTTTTAGGAACAAAAATACGTTTGAAGCCCAATTTCTCGGCTTCATTAACTCGCTGGTCAATTCGATTTACACGTCTAATTTCACCAGTAAGTCCTACTTCACCAACAAAACAATCGGTTGCAGAAATACCAAGATCTTTATAACTTGAAGCAATCGACATGGCAAGTGCAAGATCAATTGCTGGCTCATCAAGTTTGACACCACCAGTTGACTTCAAATAGGCATCTTGATTTTGCAACATTAAATTACCACGTTTTTCTAAAACAGCCATAATAACTGATACTCGATTATGATCGAGGCCAGTTGCAGTTCTCTTGGCATTCCCAAATATTGTTGGTGTAATCAAAGATTGTATCTCAACTAGGATTGGACGTGTACCTTCCATAGATACAACAACCGCTGAACCATTCGTATCTTTAAGTCGCTCTTCCAAGAAAATTTCTGATGGATTGTCAACTTCAGATAGCCCTTTAGTCTGCATCTCAAAAATACCAATTTCATTAGTTGATCCAAAACGATTTTTGACCGAGCGAAGGATACGA encodes:
- a CDS encoding PIN/TRAM domain-containing protein; protein product: MRKFLVNAIFALIGIAVGVTVLPYLWRATGMGDQRIVNNGYVDGLTGGLIFYFFSFPFVQPINNLNARIEKSLGSRSPQYIIFGAIFLIGGLILANIISIPFYMMSSLIFNTIIPLILMIIFGFIGFRIGTTRRNDWRSFSLTRKNKSNEKADKDGQIIERSTEKDFYPYKILDTSVIIDGRVHQLAQTGFLEGKIMIPDFVVHELQLISDSSDNQKRERGRRGLDILNEMRMDQTIKYETTTRDYDNIPEVDNKLLKLAKEIGGAVLTNDYNLNKVSEFQNVKVLNINELAKVLKPMVLPGETMTVKVIKEGTEREQGVAYLEDGTMVVVEEGKYFINKSLDVVVTSALQTDAGKMIFAKPAHSFNGIQEKNPKKPTDNKSGNTTRKRGERKSGKQGK